The Globicephala melas chromosome 20, mGloMel1.2, whole genome shotgun sequence genome contains a region encoding:
- the TSEN54 gene encoding tRNA-splicing endonuclease subunit Sen54, with protein MEPEPESASVEVPAGRVLSAPELFAARSRSQKLPQRSHGPKDFLPDGSAAQAERLRVCREELWQLLAEERVERLGSLVAAEWRPEEGFVELKSPAGKFWQTMGFSEQGRQRLHPEEALYLLECGSIQLFHQDLPLSIQEAYQLLLTEDTVTFLQYQVFSHLKRLGYVLRRFQASSVLSPYERQLNLDGSVQRLEDRNGKRKRRSSSSQSINKKPKALENPLQGVDGTPESLATSSPPPRNQNSRCPEEKSQESSPVKGPMGPFQLLGSLEPCPGLAREGVRCSQESGKMENGVKGACKPRWNFEQISFPNMASDSRHTLLLAPAPELLPANVAGRETDAESWCQKLNQRKEKLSRREREQQAEEAQHFREDVNSDPEVQRCSSWQEYKQLLQRRHLQKTQSHPPHLWDQPVTPLLSPGQADSPATVLQHISVLQTTHLADGGVRRVSRLVEKSGGLEISFDVYQADAVATFRKNNPGKPYVRMCISGFDEPVPDLCTLKRLSYQSGDVPLIFALVDHGDISFYSFRDFTLPRDLEH; from the exons ATGGAGCCCGAACCCGAGTCAGCCTCGGTGGAGGTGCCTGCCGGGCGCGTGCTCAG TGCCCCGGAGCTCTTCGCTGCCCGTTCCAGGTCCCAGAAGCTGCCCCAGCGCTCGCATGGCCCCAAGGACTTCCTCCCCGACGGCTCAGCGGCCCAGGCTGAGCGACTGCGAGTGTGCCGCGAGGAGCTCTGGCAGCTGCTGGCGGAGGAGCGCGTGGAGCGTCT GGGCAGTTTGGTGGCCGCCGAGTGGAGACCGGAAGAAGGCTTCGTGGAGTTGAAGTCTCCTGCG GGTAAATTCTGGCAGACTATGGGCTTCTCAGAGCAGGGCCGGCAGCGGCTTCACCCGGAAGAGGCCTTGTATCTGCTGGAGTGT GGCTCTATCCAGCTCTTCCACCAAGACCTTCCACTGTCTATCCAAGAGGCCTACCAGCTGCTGCTGACTGAGGACACTGTGACTTTCCTGCAGTACCAG GTCTTCAGTCACCTGAAGAGACTGGGCTATGTGCTTCGACGATTCCAAGCAAG CTCTGTCCTGTCCCCTTACGAGAGGCAGCTGAACTTGGATGGCAGTGTCCAGCGCTTGGAGGATCGGAATggcaagaggaagaggaggagctcCAGCTCTCA GTCCATTAATAAGAAGCCCAAGGCCCTGGAGAACCCCCTGCAGGGGGTGGATGGGACACCCGAGAGCCTGGCGACCTCCAGCCCACCTCCCCGCAACCAGAACAGCCGATGCCCAGAGGAGAAATCCCAGGAGTCAAGCCCCGTAAAGGGCCCCATGGGCCCCTTTCAGCTTCTGGGGTCCCTggagccctgccctgggctggccAGGGAGGGGGTGCGGTGCAGCCAGGAGAGTGGCAAAATGGAGAACGGGGTCAAGGGGGCTTGCAAGCCACGCTGGAACTTTGAGCAGATCTCCTTCCCCAACATGGCTTCAGACAGTCGCCATACCCTCCTGCTTGCCCCCGCCCCAGAGCTGCTCCCGGCCAACGTGGCAGGGCGGGAGACAGACGCTGAGTCCTGGTGCCAGAAGCTAAACCAGCGGAAGGAGAAGCTCTCCAGGCGGGAACGGGAGCAACAGGCAGAGGAGGCCCAGCACTTCCGGGAGGATGTAAACTCGGATCCCGAGGTGCAGCGCTGCTCCAGCTGGCAGGAGTACAAGCAGCTGCTGCAGAGGCGGCACCTGCAGAAGACCCAGAGCCACCCCCCACACCTGTGGGACCAGCCTGTCACACCCTTGCTGAGTCCCGGTCAGGCAGACTCCCCAG CCACAGTCCTTCAGCATATCTCTGTGCTGCAAACGACACACCTTGCTGATGGAGGCGTGCGGCGAGTTTCCAG GCTGGTGGAGAAGTCTGGGGGCTTGGAGATCAGCTTTGATGTTTACCAGGCCGATGCTGTGGCCACCTTCCGAAAGAATAACCCTGGCAAGCCCTATGTCCGGATGTGCATTAGTGG ATTTGATGAGCCAGTCCCAGACCTCTGCACCCTCAAGCGGTTGTCCTACCAGAGCGGGGATGTTCCTCTGATCTTTGCCCTGGTGGATCACGGAGACATCTCCTTCTACAGCTTCAGGGACTTCACGCTACCCAGGGATCTGGAGCACTGA